The window TCAAAGCAACCTTTGATAAATTAGGTATTCCAGAAGCTGAGCAAAAGTACCTTGCTGGTGTATCAGCGCAGTATGAATCAGAAGTTGTTTACCACAATATGCAGGAAGATCTTGAAAAGTTGGGAATCGTTTTTAAGGATACTGACTCTGCGCTGAAGGAAAACGAAGATATTTTCCGCAAGCACTGGGCAACAGTCATCCCTCCAACTGATAACAAATTTGCAGCGCTTAACTCTGCAGTTTGGTCCGGAGGTTCATTCATTTATGTTCCTCCAGGCGTGAAAGTGGACACTCCACTTCAAGCGTACTTCCGCATCAACTCTGAAAATATGGGACAATTTGAACGTACTTTGATTATTGTTGATGAAGGGGCTTCTGTCCATTATGTTGAGGGCTGTACGGCGCCTGTCTACACAACGAATTCACTCCATAGTGCGGTAGTTGAAATCATTATCAAAAAAGATGCGTATTGCCGCTATACCACAATCCAAAACTGGGCAAACAACGTCTACAACCTCGTTACAAAGCGTGCGGTTTGTGAGGCGAATGCTACTATGGAATGGATTGACGGCAACATCGGTTCCAAGCTGACAATGAAATACCCTGCAGTTATCCTGAAGGGTGAAGGCGCCCGCGGTTTGACACTGTCTATCGCTATGGCAGGTAAAGGCCAGCACCAGGATGCAGGTGCAAAAATGATTCACCTTGCACCGAACACATCTTCAACAATCGTGTCCAAGTCAATCTCGAAGCATGGCGGTAAGGTAACATACCGTGGTATCGTCCACTTTGGACGTAAAGCAGACGGAGCCCGCTCTAACATCGAGTGCGACACGTTGATTATGGATAATAAATCGACTTCGGATACAATTCCTTACAACGAAATCCTGAATGACAACATTTCGCTCGAGCACGAAGCGAAGGTTTCCAAGGTTTCCGAGGAGCAGCTCTTCTATCTGATGAGCCGCGGTGTTTCCGAACAAGAAGCAACTGAAATGATCGTCATGGGCTTCATCGAGCCATTCACAAAGGAACTTCCAATGGAGTATGCCGTTGAAATGAATCGCTTGATCAAGTTCGAAATGGAAGGATCAATCGGTTAATATGTTTGCTATACCCGGCTGGGGTTCCCTGGCCGGGTTTTTTGTGTATAGTGAAAGGCTTAAGTTTGCTGATTAGAGGATTGTTACGGTTTCTGTTATATTCAGGACCAAA is drawn from Bacillus sp. FJAT-18017 and contains these coding sequences:
- the sufB gene encoding Fe-S cluster assembly protein SufB gives rise to the protein MAKKAPEIGDYKYGFADRDVSIFRSKRGLTREIVEEISKMKEEPQWMLDFRLKSLEQFYARPMPQWGGDLNTLNFDEITYYVKPSEKTERSWDEVPEEIKATFDKLGIPEAEQKYLAGVSAQYESEVVYHNMQEDLEKLGIVFKDTDSALKENEDIFRKHWATVIPPTDNKFAALNSAVWSGGSFIYVPPGVKVDTPLQAYFRINSENMGQFERTLIIVDEGASVHYVEGCTAPVYTTNSLHSAVVEIIIKKDAYCRYTTIQNWANNVYNLVTKRAVCEANATMEWIDGNIGSKLTMKYPAVILKGEGARGLTLSIAMAGKGQHQDAGAKMIHLAPNTSSTIVSKSISKHGGKVTYRGIVHFGRKADGARSNIECDTLIMDNKSTSDTIPYNEILNDNISLEHEAKVSKVSEEQLFYLMSRGVSEQEATEMIVMGFIEPFTKELPMEYAVEMNRLIKFEMEGSIG